The following are from one region of the Dreissena polymorpha isolate Duluth1 chromosome 2, UMN_Dpol_1.0, whole genome shotgun sequence genome:
- the LOC127868445 gene encoding uncharacterized protein LOC127868445 isoform X1, translated as MASSPDQEMMQRLRQIRKEYNKKKRKLKKAHRASEAKAYVRQRLIEEAQEESVCGSKHEHSKVLSIPTGSEIALSEITCDEMHRKSNINPISKPNRDKLSSSSFFDSELVFSVNNVFSTVQDTAENKVSNDIKENIEHENIKENIEHKDNLDSLMKRSCSSIVNVNKLKEKAQAVCMKGNNHNQTDVLKINDNSLKATDKSSPSRLSLTKYRRKHFVTSTPPILARSKTFNTNIQKLAPCIDRSNLISKFQEAQVIVFERQIKSKQKPCSSKDVTEKMPIGEQCSTVPRTGILLSETGDARQQTVRSETGDARQQTVRSETGDARQQTVRSETGDARQQTVRSETGDARQQTVRSETGDARQQTVRSETRDARQQTVRSETGDARQQTVRSETRDARQKTVRSETGDARQQTVRSIMKNHSKRSTPINGSNKMEENSTNPKDFSTECIVSSACVSADIGIENKSTNNKKCDDTHTQEPQSQGRKRRFSGLETQRRSRRISGQPSQESYAQRQGTKVPKMKSKKQVILSSLFQYLVDEAARKNGEIEDFSIPDEYIDSCFKMNALCNGVDFMSDDSNDAKKVVIDNVHDLGETCETEIATLNDKKNVMKENSAELSNEYSASLEIEKGGYQSTESLNEDLDVSDLAEIRAGDNCASMNHSKSENIESPTLFESQSDHETDFSFPFKDKECDYKDIIDRELERELETTFEDTNETGSSALKKSNQLSSDLLSNSVLEIDNKKGQRLVNFENILLPSTNVVRSVLCVEVTTQPSMLVVCLTQSSLKVYGQLDNLWNLMATHHCKVYLKRKSAQVLYSLPRSDKLQFIVMENQSSWLTVSLFTLKAASLHKQVLTSLEGTSCLVCPITEHQMVVGSNSSMGTRLSRLDRQDSALTWETTPLESVHHRVAALVCVRDLPDAVLGITSDALVVIWNVRRGLIISTVDISDVCPSDSLVPAAFYEQGFIMLPMLSGRRGRQAGSVVVINPQLGTSEMLFAIQAQEKTWTGCQISAGILAEDLLIIKETNGILGFWDLHNGSCIATMDDVTVSCLSSSKQYLAVAHRNCVHLFKLM; from the exons ATGGCTTCGTCACCAGATCAAGAG atgatgcaACGCCTTAGACAGATAAGAAAAGAATACAATAAGAAAAAACGGAAGTTAAAG AAAGCTCACAGGGCCTCTGAAGCGAAGGCCTATGTGAGACAGAGATTGATTGAAGAGGCTCAGGAAGAAAGTGTTTGCGGATCTAAGCACGAACATTCAAAAGTCTTGTCCATACCTACTGGATCTGAGATTGCTTTATCTGAAATTACTTGTGATGAAATGCATAGGAAGTCAAATATTAATCCAATATCAAAACCAAACAGAGACAAATTGTCTTCCAGTTCATTCTTTGACTCCGAGCTGGTTTTCAGTGTGAACAATGTCTTCTCAACAGTTCAAGACACTGCAGAAAACAAAGTTAGTAATGATATAAAGGAAAACATAGAGCATGAGAATATAAAGGAAAACATAGAGCACAAGGATAATTTAGATTCACTTATGAAAAGATCTTGTTCAAGTATTGTGAATGTCAACAAATTGAAGGAAAAAGCACAAGCAGTATGTATGAAAGGCAACAATCACAATCAGACAGATGTACTCAAAATAAATGACAATTCCTTGAAAGCAACAGATAAGAGTTCCCCCTCAAGACTAAGTTTAACGAAATACAGAAGGAAGCACTTTGTAACTAGCACGCCACCAATATTGGCTAGGAGTAAAACattcaatacaaatatacaaaaacttGCTCCTTGTATTGACAGGTCAAACTTGATTTCCAAATTTCAGGAGGCACAAGTTATAGTCTTTGAAAGGCaaattaaatcaaaacaaaaacctTGCTCATCAAAAGATGTTACGGAGAAAATGCCAATAGGAGAACAGTGTTCTACAGTGCCGAGAACAGGTATTTTACTGTCTGAAACTGGTGACGCTAGGCAACAAACAGTAAGATCTGAAACTGGTGACGCTAGGCAACAAACAGTAAGATCTGAAACTGGTGATGCTAGGCAACAAACAGTAAGATCTGAAACTGGTGACGCTAGGCAACAAACAGTAAGATCTGAAACTGGTGACGCTAGGCAACAAACAGTAAGATCTGAAACTGGTGATGCTAGGCAACAAACAGTAAGATCTGAAACTCGTGACGCTAGGCAACAAACAGTAAGATCTGAAACTGGTGACGCTAGGCAACAAACAGTAAGATCTGAAACTCGTGACGCTAGGCAAAAAACAGTAAGATCTGAAACTGGTGACGCTAGGCAACAAACAGTAAGATCAATTATGAAGAATCATTCCAAAAGAAGCACTCCTATAAATGGCAGCAACAAAATGGAGGAAAATAGCACTAATCCTAAGGATTTCTCAACAGAATGTATTGTTTCAAGTGCATGTGTATCTGCTGATATTGGCATAGAAAATAAAAGTACAAACAACAAAAAGTGTGATGATACACACACTCAAGAACCACAATCTCAAGGTCGAAAAAGACGTTTCTCTGGGTTAGAGACTCAGAGGAGATCAAGAAGAATCTCTGGGCAGCCTTCACAAGAAAGTTATGCACAAAGGCAGGGAACAAAAGTTCCTAAGATGAAGAGCAAAAAGCAGGTGATCTTGTCTTCCTTATTCCAATATCTTGTTGATGAGGCAGCCAGAAAGAATGGTGAAATTGAAGACTTTAGCATACCTGATGAATATATTGATAGCTGCTTTAAAATGAATGCCCTTTGTAATGGAGTAGATTTCATGAGTGATGATTCTAATGATGCAAAGAAAGTGGTGATTGATAATGTTCATGATCTTGGTGAAACATGTGAGACAGAAATAGCAACTCTGAACGATAAAAAGAATGTGATGAAAGAAAATTCTGCTGAATTATCAAATGAGTATAGTGCATCCCTGGAAATAGAAAAAGGTGGctatcaaagcactgaaagtcTTAATGAGGACTTGGATGTCTCAGACCTGGCAGAGATTCGTGCTGGTGACAACTGTGCAAGTATGAATCATTCAAAGTCAGAAAACATTGAATCACCGACTTTGTTCGAATCACAGTCAGATCATGAGACAGATTTCAGTTTTCCATTTAAGGACAAAGAATGCGACTACAAAGACATAATTGATAGAGAACTGGAAAGAGAACTAGAAACAACCTTTGAAGATACTAATGAAACTGGAAGCAGTGCTTTGAAAAAAAGCAACCAATTATCAAGTGACCTGCTAAGCAACTCTGTGCTTGAAATAGATAACAAGAAGGGTCAGAGGCTTGTTAACTTTGAGAATATTCTT CTTCCCTCCACCAATGTTGTTAGGAGTGTTCTATGTGTAGAGGTGACCACACAACCTAGCATGCTGGTAGTTTGTCTCACCCAGTCAAGTCTAAAAGTGTATGGGCAACTTGACAACTTATGGAATTTGATGGCCACTCATCATTGCAAAGTATAT TTGAAAAGAAAGAGTGCCCAAGTTTTGTACAGTTTGCCAAGGAGCGATAAGTTGCAGTTTATTGTTATGGAGAACCAGTCTAGCTGGCTGACTGTTTCCCTCTTTACTTTGAAGGCAGCAAGTCTCCATAAACAAGTTCTCACATCACTGGAGGGAACCAG TTGTTTGGTTTGCCCCATCACGGAGCACCAGATGGTTGTGGGTAGCAATAGCAGCATGGGAACCAGATTATCGCGACTGGATAGGCAAGATTCTGCATTAACATGGGAGACAACTCCCCTGGAGTCTGTACATCACAGAGTAGCAGCCCTTGTTTGTGTGCGAGATCTTCCTGATGCTGTCCTTGGGATTACAAGTGATGCATTGGTTGTGATTTG GAATGTACGTCGCGGTCTGATCATTTCAACGGTGGACATTTCGGATGTGTGTCCGTCTGACTCACTTGTGCCAGCGGCTTTCTATGAACAG GGCTTCATCATGTTGCCGATGCTGTCTGGTCGACGGGGCCGTCAGGCTGGGTCTGTGGTGGTGATTAACCCACAGCTGGGCACCTCAGAAATGCTGTTTGCTATTCAAGCTCAGGAGAAGACCTGGACCGG GTGCCAAATTTCTGCTGGAATACTAGCAGAGGATCTACTCATCATCAAGGAAACCAATGGAATACTGGGATTTTGGGACCTCCACAATGGTTCCTGCATAGCAACCATGGATGATGTCACAGTCTCGTGTCTTTCAAGTTCTAAACAATATCTAGCTGTTGCACATAGAAATTGTGTTCACTTGTTTAAGTTAATGTGA
- the LOC127868445 gene encoding uncharacterized protein LOC127868445 isoform X2, protein MASSPDQEMMQRLRQIRKEYNKKKRKLKKAHRASEAKAYVRQRLIEEAQEESVCGSKHEHSKVLSIPTGSEIALSEITCDEMHRKSNINPISKPNRDKLSSSSFFDSELVFSVNNVFSTVQDTAENKVSNDIKENIEHENIKENIEHKDNLDSLMKRSCSSIVNVNKLKEKAQAVCMKGNNHNQTDVLKINDNSLKATDKSSPSRLSLTKYRRKHFVTSTPPILARSKTFNTNIQKLAPCIDRSNLISKFQEAQVIVFERQIKSKQKPCSSKDVTEKMPIGEQCSTVPRTGILLSETGDARQQTVRSETGDARQQTVRSETGDARQQTVRSETGDARQQTVRSETGDARQQTVRSIMKNHSKRSTPINGSNKMEENSTNPKDFSTECIVSSACVSADIGIENKSTNNKKCDDTHTQEPQSQGRKRRFSGLETQRRSRRISGQPSQESYAQRQGTKVPKMKSKKQVILSSLFQYLVDEAARKNGEIEDFSIPDEYIDSCFKMNALCNGVDFMSDDSNDAKKVVIDNVHDLGETCETEIATLNDKKNVMKENSAELSNEYSASLEIEKGGYQSTESLNEDLDVSDLAEIRAGDNCASMNHSKSENIESPTLFESQSDHETDFSFPFKDKECDYKDIIDRELERELETTFEDTNETGSSALKKSNQLSSDLLSNSVLEIDNKKGQRLVNFENILLPSTNVVRSVLCVEVTTQPSMLVVCLTQSSLKVYGQLDNLWNLMATHHCKVYLKRKSAQVLYSLPRSDKLQFIVMENQSSWLTVSLFTLKAASLHKQVLTSLEGTSCLVCPITEHQMVVGSNSSMGTRLSRLDRQDSALTWETTPLESVHHRVAALVCVRDLPDAVLGITSDALVVIWNVRRGLIISTVDISDVCPSDSLVPAAFYEQGFIMLPMLSGRRGRQAGSVVVINPQLGTSEMLFAIQAQEKTWTGCQISAGILAEDLLIIKETNGILGFWDLHNGSCIATMDDVTVSCLSSSKQYLAVAHRNCVHLFKLM, encoded by the exons ATGGCTTCGTCACCAGATCAAGAG atgatgcaACGCCTTAGACAGATAAGAAAAGAATACAATAAGAAAAAACGGAAGTTAAAG AAAGCTCACAGGGCCTCTGAAGCGAAGGCCTATGTGAGACAGAGATTGATTGAAGAGGCTCAGGAAGAAAGTGTTTGCGGATCTAAGCACGAACATTCAAAAGTCTTGTCCATACCTACTGGATCTGAGATTGCTTTATCTGAAATTACTTGTGATGAAATGCATAGGAAGTCAAATATTAATCCAATATCAAAACCAAACAGAGACAAATTGTCTTCCAGTTCATTCTTTGACTCCGAGCTGGTTTTCAGTGTGAACAATGTCTTCTCAACAGTTCAAGACACTGCAGAAAACAAAGTTAGTAATGATATAAAGGAAAACATAGAGCATGAGAATATAAAGGAAAACATAGAGCACAAGGATAATTTAGATTCACTTATGAAAAGATCTTGTTCAAGTATTGTGAATGTCAACAAATTGAAGGAAAAAGCACAAGCAGTATGTATGAAAGGCAACAATCACAATCAGACAGATGTACTCAAAATAAATGACAATTCCTTGAAAGCAACAGATAAGAGTTCCCCCTCAAGACTAAGTTTAACGAAATACAGAAGGAAGCACTTTGTAACTAGCACGCCACCAATATTGGCTAGGAGTAAAACattcaatacaaatatacaaaaacttGCTCCTTGTATTGACAGGTCAAACTTGATTTCCAAATTTCAGGAGGCACAAGTTATAGTCTTTGAAAGGCaaattaaatcaaaacaaaaacctTGCTCATCAAAAGATGTTACGGAGAAAATGCCAATAGGAGAACAGTGTTCTACAGTGCCGAGAACAGGTATTTTACTGTCTGAAACTGGTGACGCTAGGCAACAAACAGTAAGATCTGAAACTGGTGACGCTAGGCAACAAACAGTAAGATCTGAAACTGGTGATGCTAGGCAACAAACAGTAAGATCTGAAACTGGTGACGCTAGGCAACAAACAGTAAGATCTGAAACTGGTGACGCTAG GCAACAAACAGTAAGATCAATTATGAAGAATCATTCCAAAAGAAGCACTCCTATAAATGGCAGCAACAAAATGGAGGAAAATAGCACTAATCCTAAGGATTTCTCAACAGAATGTATTGTTTCAAGTGCATGTGTATCTGCTGATATTGGCATAGAAAATAAAAGTACAAACAACAAAAAGTGTGATGATACACACACTCAAGAACCACAATCTCAAGGTCGAAAAAGACGTTTCTCTGGGTTAGAGACTCAGAGGAGATCAAGAAGAATCTCTGGGCAGCCTTCACAAGAAAGTTATGCACAAAGGCAGGGAACAAAAGTTCCTAAGATGAAGAGCAAAAAGCAGGTGATCTTGTCTTCCTTATTCCAATATCTTGTTGATGAGGCAGCCAGAAAGAATGGTGAAATTGAAGACTTTAGCATACCTGATGAATATATTGATAGCTGCTTTAAAATGAATGCCCTTTGTAATGGAGTAGATTTCATGAGTGATGATTCTAATGATGCAAAGAAAGTGGTGATTGATAATGTTCATGATCTTGGTGAAACATGTGAGACAGAAATAGCAACTCTGAACGATAAAAAGAATGTGATGAAAGAAAATTCTGCTGAATTATCAAATGAGTATAGTGCATCCCTGGAAATAGAAAAAGGTGGctatcaaagcactgaaagtcTTAATGAGGACTTGGATGTCTCAGACCTGGCAGAGATTCGTGCTGGTGACAACTGTGCAAGTATGAATCATTCAAAGTCAGAAAACATTGAATCACCGACTTTGTTCGAATCACAGTCAGATCATGAGACAGATTTCAGTTTTCCATTTAAGGACAAAGAATGCGACTACAAAGACATAATTGATAGAGAACTGGAAAGAGAACTAGAAACAACCTTTGAAGATACTAATGAAACTGGAAGCAGTGCTTTGAAAAAAAGCAACCAATTATCAAGTGACCTGCTAAGCAACTCTGTGCTTGAAATAGATAACAAGAAGGGTCAGAGGCTTGTTAACTTTGAGAATATTCTT CTTCCCTCCACCAATGTTGTTAGGAGTGTTCTATGTGTAGAGGTGACCACACAACCTAGCATGCTGGTAGTTTGTCTCACCCAGTCAAGTCTAAAAGTGTATGGGCAACTTGACAACTTATGGAATTTGATGGCCACTCATCATTGCAAAGTATAT TTGAAAAGAAAGAGTGCCCAAGTTTTGTACAGTTTGCCAAGGAGCGATAAGTTGCAGTTTATTGTTATGGAGAACCAGTCTAGCTGGCTGACTGTTTCCCTCTTTACTTTGAAGGCAGCAAGTCTCCATAAACAAGTTCTCACATCACTGGAGGGAACCAG TTGTTTGGTTTGCCCCATCACGGAGCACCAGATGGTTGTGGGTAGCAATAGCAGCATGGGAACCAGATTATCGCGACTGGATAGGCAAGATTCTGCATTAACATGGGAGACAACTCCCCTGGAGTCTGTACATCACAGAGTAGCAGCCCTTGTTTGTGTGCGAGATCTTCCTGATGCTGTCCTTGGGATTACAAGTGATGCATTGGTTGTGATTTG GAATGTACGTCGCGGTCTGATCATTTCAACGGTGGACATTTCGGATGTGTGTCCGTCTGACTCACTTGTGCCAGCGGCTTTCTATGAACAG GGCTTCATCATGTTGCCGATGCTGTCTGGTCGACGGGGCCGTCAGGCTGGGTCTGTGGTGGTGATTAACCCACAGCTGGGCACCTCAGAAATGCTGTTTGCTATTCAAGCTCAGGAGAAGACCTGGACCGG GTGCCAAATTTCTGCTGGAATACTAGCAGAGGATCTACTCATCATCAAGGAAACCAATGGAATACTGGGATTTTGGGACCTCCACAATGGTTCCTGCATAGCAACCATGGATGATGTCACAGTCTCGTGTCTTTCAAGTTCTAAACAATATCTAGCTGTTGCACATAGAAATTGTGTTCACTTGTTTAAGTTAATGTGA
- the LOC127868445 gene encoding uncharacterized protein LOC127868445 isoform X3, whose protein sequence is MASSPDQEMMQRLRQIRKEYNKKKRKLKKAHRASEAKAYVRQRLIEEAQEESVCGSKHEHSKVLSIPTGSEIALSEITCDEMHRKSNINPISKPNRDKLSSSSFFDSELVFSVNNVFSTVQDTAENKVSNDIKENIEHENIKENIEHKDNLDSLMKRSCSSIVNVNKLKEKAQAVCMKGNNHNQTDVLKINDNSLKATDKSSPSRLSLTKYRRKHFVTSTPPILARSKTFNTNIQKLAPCIDRSNLISKFQEAQVIVFERQIKSKQKPCSSKDVTEKMPIGEQCSTVPRTGILLSETGDARQQTVRSIMKNHSKRSTPINGSNKMEENSTNPKDFSTECIVSSACVSADIGIENKSTNNKKCDDTHTQEPQSQGRKRRFSGLETQRRSRRISGQPSQESYAQRQGTKVPKMKSKKQVILSSLFQYLVDEAARKNGEIEDFSIPDEYIDSCFKMNALCNGVDFMSDDSNDAKKVVIDNVHDLGETCETEIATLNDKKNVMKENSAELSNEYSASLEIEKGGYQSTESLNEDLDVSDLAEIRAGDNCASMNHSKSENIESPTLFESQSDHETDFSFPFKDKECDYKDIIDRELERELETTFEDTNETGSSALKKSNQLSSDLLSNSVLEIDNKKGQRLVNFENILLPSTNVVRSVLCVEVTTQPSMLVVCLTQSSLKVYGQLDNLWNLMATHHCKVYLKRKSAQVLYSLPRSDKLQFIVMENQSSWLTVSLFTLKAASLHKQVLTSLEGTSCLVCPITEHQMVVGSNSSMGTRLSRLDRQDSALTWETTPLESVHHRVAALVCVRDLPDAVLGITSDALVVIWNVRRGLIISTVDISDVCPSDSLVPAAFYEQGFIMLPMLSGRRGRQAGSVVVINPQLGTSEMLFAIQAQEKTWTGCQISAGILAEDLLIIKETNGILGFWDLHNGSCIATMDDVTVSCLSSSKQYLAVAHRNCVHLFKLM, encoded by the exons ATGGCTTCGTCACCAGATCAAGAG atgatgcaACGCCTTAGACAGATAAGAAAAGAATACAATAAGAAAAAACGGAAGTTAAAG AAAGCTCACAGGGCCTCTGAAGCGAAGGCCTATGTGAGACAGAGATTGATTGAAGAGGCTCAGGAAGAAAGTGTTTGCGGATCTAAGCACGAACATTCAAAAGTCTTGTCCATACCTACTGGATCTGAGATTGCTTTATCTGAAATTACTTGTGATGAAATGCATAGGAAGTCAAATATTAATCCAATATCAAAACCAAACAGAGACAAATTGTCTTCCAGTTCATTCTTTGACTCCGAGCTGGTTTTCAGTGTGAACAATGTCTTCTCAACAGTTCAAGACACTGCAGAAAACAAAGTTAGTAATGATATAAAGGAAAACATAGAGCATGAGAATATAAAGGAAAACATAGAGCACAAGGATAATTTAGATTCACTTATGAAAAGATCTTGTTCAAGTATTGTGAATGTCAACAAATTGAAGGAAAAAGCACAAGCAGTATGTATGAAAGGCAACAATCACAATCAGACAGATGTACTCAAAATAAATGACAATTCCTTGAAAGCAACAGATAAGAGTTCCCCCTCAAGACTAAGTTTAACGAAATACAGAAGGAAGCACTTTGTAACTAGCACGCCACCAATATTGGCTAGGAGTAAAACattcaatacaaatatacaaaaacttGCTCCTTGTATTGACAGGTCAAACTTGATTTCCAAATTTCAGGAGGCACAAGTTATAGTCTTTGAAAGGCaaattaaatcaaaacaaaaacctTGCTCATCAAAAGATGTTACGGAGAAAATGCCAATAGGAGAACAGTGTTCTACAGTGCCGAGAACAGGTATTTTACT ATCTGAAACTGGTGACGCTAGGCAACAAACAGTAAGATCAATTATGAAGAATCATTCCAAAAGAAGCACTCCTATAAATGGCAGCAACAAAATGGAGGAAAATAGCACTAATCCTAAGGATTTCTCAACAGAATGTATTGTTTCAAGTGCATGTGTATCTGCTGATATTGGCATAGAAAATAAAAGTACAAACAACAAAAAGTGTGATGATACACACACTCAAGAACCACAATCTCAAGGTCGAAAAAGACGTTTCTCTGGGTTAGAGACTCAGAGGAGATCAAGAAGAATCTCTGGGCAGCCTTCACAAGAAAGTTATGCACAAAGGCAGGGAACAAAAGTTCCTAAGATGAAGAGCAAAAAGCAGGTGATCTTGTCTTCCTTATTCCAATATCTTGTTGATGAGGCAGCCAGAAAGAATGGTGAAATTGAAGACTTTAGCATACCTGATGAATATATTGATAGCTGCTTTAAAATGAATGCCCTTTGTAATGGAGTAGATTTCATGAGTGATGATTCTAATGATGCAAAGAAAGTGGTGATTGATAATGTTCATGATCTTGGTGAAACATGTGAGACAGAAATAGCAACTCTGAACGATAAAAAGAATGTGATGAAAGAAAATTCTGCTGAATTATCAAATGAGTATAGTGCATCCCTGGAAATAGAAAAAGGTGGctatcaaagcactgaaagtcTTAATGAGGACTTGGATGTCTCAGACCTGGCAGAGATTCGTGCTGGTGACAACTGTGCAAGTATGAATCATTCAAAGTCAGAAAACATTGAATCACCGACTTTGTTCGAATCACAGTCAGATCATGAGACAGATTTCAGTTTTCCATTTAAGGACAAAGAATGCGACTACAAAGACATAATTGATAGAGAACTGGAAAGAGAACTAGAAACAACCTTTGAAGATACTAATGAAACTGGAAGCAGTGCTTTGAAAAAAAGCAACCAATTATCAAGTGACCTGCTAAGCAACTCTGTGCTTGAAATAGATAACAAGAAGGGTCAGAGGCTTGTTAACTTTGAGAATATTCTT CTTCCCTCCACCAATGTTGTTAGGAGTGTTCTATGTGTAGAGGTGACCACACAACCTAGCATGCTGGTAGTTTGTCTCACCCAGTCAAGTCTAAAAGTGTATGGGCAACTTGACAACTTATGGAATTTGATGGCCACTCATCATTGCAAAGTATAT TTGAAAAGAAAGAGTGCCCAAGTTTTGTACAGTTTGCCAAGGAGCGATAAGTTGCAGTTTATTGTTATGGAGAACCAGTCTAGCTGGCTGACTGTTTCCCTCTTTACTTTGAAGGCAGCAAGTCTCCATAAACAAGTTCTCACATCACTGGAGGGAACCAG TTGTTTGGTTTGCCCCATCACGGAGCACCAGATGGTTGTGGGTAGCAATAGCAGCATGGGAACCAGATTATCGCGACTGGATAGGCAAGATTCTGCATTAACATGGGAGACAACTCCCCTGGAGTCTGTACATCACAGAGTAGCAGCCCTTGTTTGTGTGCGAGATCTTCCTGATGCTGTCCTTGGGATTACAAGTGATGCATTGGTTGTGATTTG GAATGTACGTCGCGGTCTGATCATTTCAACGGTGGACATTTCGGATGTGTGTCCGTCTGACTCACTTGTGCCAGCGGCTTTCTATGAACAG GGCTTCATCATGTTGCCGATGCTGTCTGGTCGACGGGGCCGTCAGGCTGGGTCTGTGGTGGTGATTAACCCACAGCTGGGCACCTCAGAAATGCTGTTTGCTATTCAAGCTCAGGAGAAGACCTGGACCGG GTGCCAAATTTCTGCTGGAATACTAGCAGAGGATCTACTCATCATCAAGGAAACCAATGGAATACTGGGATTTTGGGACCTCCACAATGGTTCCTGCATAGCAACCATGGATGATGTCACAGTCTCGTGTCTTTCAAGTTCTAAACAATATCTAGCTGTTGCACATAGAAATTGTGTTCACTTGTTTAAGTTAATGTGA